A single window of Anaerocolumna chitinilytica DNA harbors:
- a CDS encoding excisionase, with translation MAEKKVNLADPAVKKRFITYKEAAELYSMGITRVMEHAKSAGATYKMGNKVLVNTDIFEAYLEQFRIPGEYEGMARKFIPDMGKLYC, from the coding sequence ATGGCTGAAAAGAAAGTGAACTTGGCAGATCCGGCAGTAAAAAAGAGATTTATTACCTATAAGGAAGCAGCAGAACTTTACAGCATGGGAATTACAAGAGTAATGGAACATGCAAAGTCAGCAGGAGCTACCTATAAGATGGGAAATAAGGTGCTGGTTAATACAGATATTTTTGAAGCATACTTAGAGCAGTTTCGTATTCCGGGAGAGTATGAGGGAATGGCAAGAAAATTCATCCCTGATATGGGTAAGTTGTATTGTTAA
- a CDS encoding TetR/AcrR family transcriptional regulator, translating into MKRIKQINESKELIFEAYMQLLKEKKEEDITLTEIAETAGVGRMTIYRHFKEKEDILLYKVQQYYEVARLQLQDKKLSLLALMEFRYELIYKSPNIEHFYKTNKLQALFDAFRTIYSSDIMTVLPSSIDAYTAAFIISGMDAITNLWIQNGRVEPPKQMAQLTAQNIEKHLSK; encoded by the coding sequence ATGAAAAGAATAAAACAAATAAACGAATCAAAGGAACTGATCTTTGAGGCGTATATGCAATTATTAAAAGAAAAGAAAGAGGAAGATATTACTTTAACTGAGATAGCTGAAACTGCCGGAGTTGGCCGAATGACAATCTACCGGCACTTTAAAGAAAAAGAAGATATCCTTCTCTACAAAGTTCAGCAGTATTATGAAGTTGCAAGACTCCAACTTCAAGATAAAAAGCTCTCTCTGCTTGCGCTCATGGAATTCAGATATGAGCTAATTTATAAATCACCAAATATCGAACACTTTTATAAAACAAATAAGTTACAAGCATTGTTTGATGCTTTTCGAACTATTTATTCTTCCGATATAATGACCGTGCTTCCTTCATCAATTGATGCCTATACAGCTGCCTTTATCATCTCAGGCATGGATGCCATTACCAATTTATGGATTCAAAACGGCAGAGTGGAACCTCCAAAGCAAATGGCACAGCTAACAGCTCAAAATATTGAAAAGCATCTGTCAAAATAG
- a CDS encoding alpha/beta fold hydrolase, with translation MKRILIILVISIALVGSLSYIGFSMWAKGKPNKENVEGETEKINDITITHHFAEAAGLKWHYIEAGDSTKETIVFVHGVPDSWYGWLNQILALADDYHVIAIDMKGFGQSDKKIDGMNTEAEIAQQTAKLFDVIGIKSYYLVGHDWGTAITDVIAATNTEKVLKYVRIEGAGLEVDLGRTKQLVKLRDPKEGVKLLSKARLLVQKAYSKLTVQEVPKEAIDHAIGEFSRKGTAGAVQQYYIGLDISEENIDEIIQNKKENFAKMTMPVLLLQAESDPLQPIDSLKGLNEAFPDAKLQIVKGAGHFPQQECPDVVTNAIVSFIE, from the coding sequence TTGAAGAGAATATTGATAATTCTAGTTATTTCTATCGCCCTTGTAGGCAGTTTAAGTTATATTGGGTTTAGCATGTGGGCAAAAGGTAAGCCGAATAAGGAAAATGTTGAAGGAGAAACAGAAAAAATAAATGATATTACTATAACTCATCATTTTGCCGAGGCAGCAGGATTAAAATGGCATTATATAGAAGCGGGTGATTCTACAAAAGAAACGATTGTCTTTGTTCATGGCGTACCCGATTCATGGTATGGTTGGCTAAATCAAATTTTGGCTCTGGCGGATGATTATCATGTTATAGCAATAGATATGAAAGGGTTTGGACAATCAGATAAAAAAATAGATGGAATGAATACAGAAGCAGAGATAGCACAACAAACAGCAAAACTGTTTGACGTGATTGGTATTAAATCATATTACCTAGTCGGTCATGATTGGGGAACTGCAATAACCGATGTAATTGCAGCCACAAACACAGAGAAAGTGCTAAAATATGTTCGCATTGAGGGTGCCGGATTAGAAGTGGATTTAGGTAGAACCAAGCAATTGGTTAAACTTAGAGATCCGAAGGAAGGGGTGAAATTATTAAGTAAAGCACGGCTTTTAGTTCAAAAAGCATATAGCAAGCTAACAGTACAGGAAGTACCCAAGGAAGCTATTGATCATGCCATTGGTGAATTCAGCAGGAAAGGAACTGCTGGAGCAGTTCAACAGTACTATATTGGGCTTGATATCAGTGAAGAGAATATTGATGAAATTATCCAAAATAAAAAGGAAAATTTTGCGAAGATGACAATGCCGGTTCTATTATTGCAGGCTGAGAGTGACCCGCTTCAACCTATAGACTCTTTAAAAGGTTTAAATGAAGCCTTTCCTGATGCAAAATTGCAAATCGTAAAGGGGGCAGGACATTTCCCCCAGCAAGAATGTCCGGATGTAGTTACTAATGCAATTGTAAGCTTTATTGAGTAA
- a CDS encoding glycoside hydrolase family 2 TIM barrel-domain containing protein gives MKQHILFHENPQKLHINTEPNRNYFIPFSPNADPFKAREESDRFQLLNGTWNFRYYNSFFEIEDDFLDTSFSDSILVPSNWQLHGYDKPMYLNIKYPIPYNPPYVPDENPVGLYNRKFNVDLSGGFEHFLNFEGVDSCFYLYINHKFVGYSQVSHMTSEFNVTDYLVDGENVITVMVLKWCDGTYLECQDKWRLSGIFRDVYLLARPTIRISNYRVVTNYDTESDKVNIELSIKANTAVIAKLYDAKENLLSETLVKADKASFLLESPQLWNAETPYLYKLILLTEQETIGEKIGVRQIKVENGCILINGVAVKFKGVNRHDSNPVTGAYVSKENMLKDLYLMKQHNINAIRNSHYPNAPVFLQLCDELGFYLIDEADFEAHGSVEASHTPDNNGDYSGIALIANLKEFEKAILDRADLMVSRDINRPSVILWSLGNEAGYSKALERVARYIKSVDSTRLVHYQSMHELEGAEKAINNEETLDVVSMMYPGTDWITKNFLTNQNEKRPLVLCEYCHSMGNGPGDLEDYWKSLYTSNRLSGAFVWEWCDHSVVMSKAENGKTMYAYGGDHNEPIHDSNFCIDGLVYPDRTPHTGLKEVKNVYRPIRINPIAIDKGVYEFVNTYGFMELSEALNCRYEVTECGNLILSEDIEIYLPANSKKIITIPALAGISGKSLYVRFIFTQKYDSKWAEGGFEIGFEQFTISETIRELIPIESKSQIDFSESKHLIEIKGKDFTYHLDKHTGLFRKLEFNQKDLIEKPMEFNAFRAPTDNDCAVKGDWYKFHLNELITKVYSINATKNEDCITITSHMALGWYAYHNTFELKSTIQVYSSGQIRLQSNIKVVDKRPYLPRFGLRLFMNNEFSDVEYYGYGSYESYSDKHRASYKGIFTQKIWEMHEDYIKPQENSSHFGCEYVKIGTKDLCIKIESEKDFSFNASEYSQEELSNKAHNYELEKSGYSILCVDYKQSGIGSASCGPYLLEEYQFNEKEFDLSFFITPEVSKF, from the coding sequence TTGAAACAACATATTTTATTTCATGAAAATCCCCAAAAATTACATATTAACACTGAGCCTAACCGAAATTATTTTATACCATTTTCACCAAATGCAGATCCCTTCAAAGCTAGAGAAGAATCGGATCGTTTTCAACTTTTAAATGGCACTTGGAATTTTCGGTACTATAATAGTTTTTTTGAGATAGAAGATGATTTTCTGGATACAAGCTTTTCAGATTCTATCCTAGTTCCATCAAACTGGCAGCTACATGGTTATGATAAACCAATGTATCTGAATATTAAGTATCCGATACCTTATAATCCCCCTTATGTTCCGGATGAAAATCCTGTTGGGCTTTATAACAGAAAATTTAATGTGGATTTGTCAGGTGGCTTTGAGCATTTTTTAAATTTTGAAGGAGTAGACAGTTGTTTTTATTTATATATTAATCACAAATTTGTAGGCTATAGTCAAGTTTCTCATATGACAAGTGAATTTAATGTAACGGATTATCTTGTTGATGGTGAAAATGTGATTACTGTTATGGTGCTAAAGTGGTGTGACGGTACTTATCTAGAATGTCAGGATAAATGGAGATTATCCGGGATTTTCAGGGATGTTTACCTTTTAGCAAGACCTACGATAAGAATCAGTAATTATAGGGTAGTTACTAACTATGATACTGAAAGTGATAAAGTAAACATCGAACTTTCAATAAAAGCTAACACCGCTGTTATTGCGAAACTATATGATGCAAAAGAAAACCTGTTATCGGAAACCTTGGTGAAGGCAGATAAAGCAAGCTTTCTATTAGAATCACCTCAGCTTTGGAATGCAGAGACTCCCTATTTATATAAGCTTATTCTGCTTACTGAGCAGGAGACTATCGGTGAGAAAATCGGAGTACGGCAAATTAAAGTAGAGAATGGATGTATCTTAATCAACGGAGTAGCTGTTAAATTCAAAGGAGTAAATCGACATGACAGTAATCCTGTAACCGGGGCATATGTTTCGAAAGAAAATATGTTGAAGGATTTGTACTTAATGAAGCAGCATAATATTAATGCCATCCGAAACTCCCATTATCCAAATGCTCCGGTATTTCTCCAGCTATGCGATGAGCTTGGCTTTTATTTAATTGATGAGGCTGATTTTGAGGCACATGGCAGTGTTGAAGCTTCTCATACCCCGGACAACAATGGTGATTATTCGGGTATTGCATTAATTGCAAACTTAAAAGAATTTGAGAAGGCAATCCTTGACCGGGCAGACTTAATGGTTTCAAGAGATATCAATCGTCCTTCTGTAATATTATGGTCTTTGGGTAATGAAGCCGGGTATAGTAAAGCATTGGAAAGAGTTGCAAGATATATTAAGTCAGTTGATTCTACCAGACTTGTTCATTATCAAAGTATGCATGAATTAGAAGGCGCTGAAAAAGCGATAAACAATGAAGAAACGTTGGATGTGGTCTCCATGATGTATCCCGGTACTGATTGGATTACAAAGAATTTTTTGACAAACCAAAACGAAAAAAGGCCATTAGTTCTTTGTGAATACTGTCATTCTATGGGCAACGGACCAGGGGATTTAGAAGATTATTGGAAATCCCTGTATACCAGTAACAGATTATCCGGAGCCTTTGTTTGGGAATGGTGCGATCATAGTGTGGTGATGAGTAAAGCAGAGAATGGTAAAACCATGTACGCATATGGCGGAGACCATAACGAGCCAATACATGATTCAAATTTTTGCATTGATGGACTGGTTTATCCAGACCGTACTCCTCACACTGGTTTAAAGGAGGTTAAAAATGTATATCGTCCCATACGAATTAATCCAATCGCGATTGACAAAGGTGTATATGAGTTTGTAAATACTTATGGTTTTATGGAACTGTCAGAAGCTCTTAATTGCCGATATGAGGTAACGGAATGCGGTAATTTAATACTATCTGAGGATATTGAGATCTATTTACCTGCTAATTCAAAAAAGATAATAACAATACCAGCATTAGCAGGGATATCCGGTAAAAGCTTATATGTCAGATTTATATTTACCCAAAAGTACGATAGTAAATGGGCTGAAGGCGGATTTGAAATAGGCTTCGAACAATTTACTATAAGCGAAACCATCAGGGAATTAATCCCCATTGAGTCTAAAAGCCAGATTGATTTTAGTGAAAGCAAGCATCTGATAGAAATAAAGGGTAAGGATTTTACTTATCATCTTGATAAGCATACGGGATTATTTCGTAAGTTGGAATTCAATCAGAAAGACCTGATTGAAAAGCCTATGGAGTTTAATGCATTTAGAGCACCCACGGACAACGATTGTGCTGTCAAAGGTGATTGGTATAAGTTCCATCTAAATGAATTGATTACAAAAGTATATTCTATAAATGCAACAAAAAATGAGGATTGCATCACAATAACCAGCCATATGGCTTTGGGTTGGTATGCTTACCATAATACCTTTGAATTAAAAAGTACTATCCAGGTATACAGCAGCGGCCAGATTCGGTTACAAAGTAATATAAAGGTAGTGGATAAGCGTCCATATCTCCCTCGTTTTGGACTTAGGCTATTTATGAACAATGAATTTTCTGATGTAGAATATTATGGATATGGTAGTTATGAAAGCTATAGTGATAAACACAGAGCTTCCTATAAGGGAATTTTTACACAAAAAATATGGGAAATGCATGAAGACTATATTAAACCTCAGGAAAATTCCTCCCATTTCGGCTGTGAATATGTAAAAATCGGAACGAAGGATCTGTGTATTAAAATTGAATCTGAAAAGGATTTTTCATTCAATGCATCCGAATATTCTCAAGAAGAACTGTCAAATAAAGCACATAACTATGAATTAGAGAAATCCGGATACTCTATTCTATGTGTTGATTATAAACAATCGGGCATCGGTTCTGCCAGCTGTGGGCCGTATTTATTAGAGGAGTATCAATTCAATGAAAAAGAGTTTGACTTAAGTTTTTTCATCACACCGGAAGTTAGCAAGTTTTAG
- a CDS encoding AraC family transcriptional regulator produces MSYSIYPIKPPNCDLPVYVSGIGYEDNQPHVMRKEGFPLPHIFLCISGTGILKVNEIEYKIEKGTMFYLAPNIPHEYYGITDRWEVEWITFNGNNLGPILKELNLDCTKVIKLSSIDKMESYYKKIMISLKASDNQGRVISSGILYTMLVEFYTFLHKTMEYENSEGNRAITIMKDYIDLHYNETITLEELSDQIHATPQYLCRIFKRYLNVRPFQYIAVKRIQHAKILLSDSDLSINDIAHRVGYNDCSYFCSIFKKYEMISPSEFRGLRLR; encoded by the coding sequence ATGAGTTATTCGATTTATCCAATAAAGCCTCCCAACTGTGATTTACCGGTTTATGTTTCAGGAATAGGTTACGAGGATAATCAACCCCATGTCATGAGAAAAGAAGGGTTTCCATTACCTCATATATTTCTTTGCATAAGCGGGACGGGAATTTTAAAGGTTAACGAAATAGAATATAAGATAGAAAAAGGAACTATGTTCTATTTAGCCCCGAATATACCTCATGAATATTACGGAATCACGGATAGATGGGAAGTTGAATGGATTACCTTTAACGGAAATAATCTGGGTCCGATACTAAAAGAATTAAATCTAGACTGCACGAAAGTTATTAAGCTTAGCAGCATTGATAAAATGGAGTCTTATTATAAAAAAATTATGATCTCTCTAAAAGCCAGTGATAATCAAGGAAGAGTTATTTCTTCTGGTATTTTGTATACAATGTTGGTGGAATTTTATACTTTCCTACATAAAACAATGGAATATGAAAATTCAGAAGGAAACAGAGCTATTACCATAATGAAAGATTATATTGATCTTCATTACAATGAGACTATAACATTGGAAGAGCTTTCAGACCAGATACATGCAACGCCTCAATATTTATGTAGAATTTTCAAAAGATATTTGAATGTACGCCCCTTTCAATATATAGCAGTAAAAAGAATACAGCACGCTAAAATATTATTATCAGATAGTGATTTATCTATCAATGATATCGCTCATCGTGTTGGATATAATGACTGCAGTTATTTTTGCTCAATTTTTAAAAAATATGAAATGATATCTCCATCTGAATTTAGAGGATTAAGATTAAGGTAA
- a CDS encoding GHKL domain-containing protein: MEESLQYFYNKFFDAAWVIQLVVLALSWVFLCNGGVWKKEIRFRVCLEFLILLAVLMGCNVGFFMPRHAFIIIWNVVHGIVSAIYLRICSKFNSKAKIVMWCSMYASIICLSAIAGQISFLTGEFLSKGLAEGVIRCIIYLFIIPVAFYLRAFNFDEYEDMPNSGLALILLSDFSILVLSSVETIWFGIDYRIEICLLASYFCIFIIVVVAIYAMYAMCKEKADTIALQAEKQRLLSERELAIMTESNLEDLRCIRHDLKNQYAYMQILLKETRYEELQHYFQQVAENLPFQLSYIDCGNQIINTILNIELVKANKELIPVEHQLLVPPVLPFSEDDLCAIITNLMDNAIEECRRLRLEGNENTGIRIEIYPQKSYLYIMCRNTTSRKQLNHWRSGLRTTKKDELLHGFGTRIVVRLAEKYNGCAEYSLKDGQFIAKVLLDLMNEEGNL, from the coding sequence GTGGAAGAGTCGTTACAATATTTTTATAACAAATTTTTTGATGCGGCTTGGGTTATACAGCTTGTAGTGCTAGCACTGTCCTGGGTATTCCTTTGCAATGGCGGCGTGTGGAAAAAAGAGATCAGGTTCAGAGTTTGTCTGGAGTTTCTGATTCTGTTGGCTGTGCTGATGGGGTGTAATGTGGGATTTTTTATGCCCAGACATGCTTTCATTATTATTTGGAATGTTGTCCATGGAATCGTATCAGCTATCTATTTACGTATTTGTTCCAAGTTTAATAGCAAGGCCAAAATCGTAATGTGGTGTTCTATGTACGCCAGTATAATATGTCTGAGTGCCATTGCCGGGCAAATCAGTTTTTTAACAGGAGAATTCCTATCGAAAGGTTTGGCAGAGGGAGTTATTCGCTGTATTATTTACCTTTTTATAATACCCGTAGCCTTTTATCTAAGGGCATTCAATTTTGATGAGTATGAGGACATGCCCAACAGCGGTCTGGCACTGATCCTTTTGAGTGATTTTAGTATCCTGGTTTTATCCTCCGTAGAAACCATATGGTTTGGTATAGATTATCGAATTGAAATATGTCTTCTTGCTTCCTACTTCTGCATTTTCATTATAGTCGTCGTGGCGATTTATGCTATGTATGCAATGTGTAAAGAAAAGGCGGATACAATTGCACTTCAGGCAGAAAAGCAACGACTTTTAAGTGAACGGGAGCTGGCAATTATGACGGAATCAAATCTGGAGGATCTGCGCTGTATTCGCCATGACTTGAAAAATCAATATGCTTATATGCAGATACTATTAAAAGAAACGCGGTATGAGGAGTTGCAGCATTATTTTCAGCAGGTTGCAGAAAACCTGCCGTTTCAACTAAGTTACATCGACTGTGGTAATCAAATCATTAACACCATCCTGAATATAGAGTTAGTAAAAGCAAATAAAGAGCTGATACCTGTGGAGCATCAGCTGTTGGTGCCACCGGTGCTGCCATTCAGTGAGGATGATTTGTGTGCGATTATTACCAATCTGATGGATAATGCCATTGAAGAGTGTCGGCGTTTGCGTTTGGAGGGAAATGAAAACACCGGAATACGAATAGAGATTTACCCGCAAAAGAGTTATCTATACATCATGTGCCGCAATACCACAAGCAGGAAACAACTGAATCACTGGCGAAGCGGTTTAAGGACAACGAAAAAGGATGAGCTGCTCCATGGCTTTGGCACCAGAATTGTGGTCAGGCTTGCTGAAAAATACAATGGTTGTGCAGAGTATAGCTTGAAAGATGGACAATTTATAGCGAAAGTTCTGCTGGATCTGATGAACGAGGAGGGAAATTTGTGA